One window of the Acidobacteriota bacterium genome contains the following:
- a CDS encoding DUF3883 domain-containing protein, giving the protein MNTPTTPTEGQILTGPLFNEPMRVETVAETGPGSWTLGLVGTRSERFRKVSLGTAELVGLTVLDSGFRYDGDGALLRLGLQAHALGIAWEFDPYFGLSVSRVDPLPHQLEAVYDHLLKLARVRFLLADDAGAGKTIMAGLLIRELQLRGLAERILVVAPSNLAFQWQRELQEKFDETFVVLKGSELRAQFGVNQWMQQPKVVTSLDLAKREEILPGLRQVHWDLVVVDEAHRMSARDESHKSQRYKLGELLRDSSDHILLLTATPHKGDPENFSLFLQLLDRDAYADVRSIRQAMDAGRAPFYLRRTKEAMVYFPQRDENGEWAARKIFTKRIPSTVDFKIDGSEFELYREVTEFVKRQSIRAAAEGNDPRARAVGFLMALYQRRLASSTRAMRRSLGNRADRLERGLAQAEDLVRTAPPDLPSMDELDEMEERDRERLERLLDAITLAGNAQMVRQEIAELRALAVKAENVEQAGVEAKLAKFEDLLRGQGFFDRPDQRLVLFTEFKDTLDYLVEKLEAWGFKVATIHGGMKPGARDEAGTRLHAEQQFREGAVQVLVATEAAGEGINLQVCNILFNYDIPWNPNRLEQRMGRIHRYGQEKDCLIFNFVATNTIEGHVLQRLLDKLQEIRDALDDDAVFNVVGEVLPAAYVERVLRDYYAGRLGGEDLEERLLRDVDEGRFRNICQNALEGLATKNLNLEMLVERRARARERRVVPETIARFLRDAAPLAPLKLDFIGGLAHTFVPGRTPASLRRYEREPDWRLPELAMRYPRCSTDRDTAQKNALEWVTPGHPLFEAVRRHAREQALEPLACGATFYSLAHNAPTRIDFYRARVVDGLGHVVHERVFAVELAGDNEPCRCEPGVLGDLSPAPVPDTLPAIAHRPEPVSWLQEHVLVPFLDATRAERLAEVERVADHVELSLTELLQRTDEEIGRAADDVDEGRQGAEGRLAMAEVRHAELLARRERRRQELQQQQALSLQGVERMTSLLVLPHPDRGAAEVTRHQPGPETEATAMRVVMDHERGRGRHVEDVSAKNLGYDVTSLDPASGDLRLIEVKGLAAATGTILLTPNERRVAEDRPDCYWLYVVTNCSETPVLQEPIENPARFPWHEVTKVQHYYLKVDAMTRPMRVRDDRPEYGAET; this is encoded by the coding sequence ATGAACACCCCGACGACGCCGACGGAAGGACAGATCCTGACCGGCCCGCTCTTCAACGAGCCGATGCGCGTGGAGACCGTCGCCGAGACGGGGCCGGGGAGTTGGACGCTCGGCCTGGTCGGCACGCGGTCGGAACGATTCCGGAAGGTCTCCCTCGGGACGGCCGAGCTGGTGGGACTGACAGTTCTTGACAGCGGTTTCCGGTACGACGGAGACGGCGCGCTGCTGCGGTTGGGCCTGCAGGCGCACGCGCTCGGGATTGCTTGGGAGTTCGATCCCTACTTCGGGTTGTCGGTCTCCCGCGTGGATCCGCTGCCGCACCAGTTGGAAGCGGTCTACGACCACCTGCTGAAGCTGGCGCGCGTGCGGTTCCTGCTGGCCGACGATGCCGGCGCCGGGAAGACGATCATGGCCGGGCTGCTGATCCGCGAACTCCAGTTGCGCGGTCTCGCGGAGCGGATCCTGGTCGTCGCGCCGTCGAACCTCGCCTTCCAGTGGCAGCGCGAGTTGCAGGAGAAGTTCGACGAGACGTTCGTGGTGCTGAAGGGAAGCGAGTTGCGCGCGCAGTTCGGCGTGAACCAGTGGATGCAGCAGCCGAAGGTGGTGACGTCGCTGGATCTTGCCAAGCGCGAGGAGATCCTGCCGGGCTTGCGGCAGGTGCACTGGGATCTGGTCGTCGTGGACGAGGCGCACCGGATGTCGGCGCGCGACGAGTCGCACAAGAGCCAGCGCTACAAGTTGGGCGAGCTGCTGCGGGATTCGTCCGACCACATCCTGCTGCTGACCGCGACGCCGCACAAGGGGGATCCCGAGAACTTCTCGCTCTTTCTGCAACTCCTCGACCGCGACGCCTACGCCGACGTGCGTTCAATCCGGCAGGCGATGGACGCTGGGCGCGCGCCGTTCTACTTGCGGCGCACGAAGGAGGCGATGGTCTACTTTCCGCAGCGGGACGAGAACGGGGAGTGGGCGGCGCGCAAGATCTTCACGAAGCGTATTCCGAGCACCGTCGACTTCAAGATCGACGGCTCGGAGTTCGAGCTGTACCGGGAGGTGACGGAGTTCGTGAAGCGGCAGAGTATCCGGGCAGCGGCAGAGGGCAACGATCCGCGCGCCCGCGCCGTGGGCTTCCTGATGGCGCTCTACCAGCGGCGCCTGGCGTCGAGCACGCGGGCCATGCGGCGCAGCCTCGGAAACCGTGCCGACCGTCTGGAGCGCGGGCTCGCGCAGGCCGAGGATCTCGTGCGCACCGCGCCGCCGGACCTGCCGAGCATGGACGAGCTCGACGAGATGGAGGAGCGCGACCGTGAACGATTGGAGCGGTTGCTCGACGCGATCACGCTGGCCGGAAATGCCCAGATGGTGCGCCAGGAGATCGCGGAGCTGAGAGCGCTGGCCGTCAAGGCAGAGAACGTCGAGCAGGCGGGCGTCGAGGCGAAGCTGGCCAAGTTCGAAGACCTTCTGCGCGGCCAGGGGTTCTTCGACCGCCCGGATCAGCGGTTGGTCCTCTTCACGGAGTTCAAGGACACCCTCGACTACCTCGTCGAGAAGCTCGAAGCCTGGGGCTTCAAGGTGGCGACGATCCACGGCGGCATGAAGCCGGGCGCGCGGGACGAGGCAGGGACCAGGCTCCACGCCGAGCAGCAGTTCCGCGAGGGTGCGGTCCAGGTGCTGGTGGCGACCGAGGCCGCGGGCGAGGGGATCAACCTGCAGGTCTGCAACATCCTCTTCAACTACGACATCCCGTGGAATCCGAACCGCCTGGAACAGCGCATGGGGCGCATCCACCGCTACGGCCAGGAGAAGGACTGTCTGATCTTCAACTTCGTCGCCACGAACACCATCGAGGGGCATGTTCTCCAGCGCCTGCTCGACAAGCTGCAGGAGATCCGCGACGCGCTCGACGACGACGCAGTGTTCAACGTCGTCGGCGAGGTGTTACCCGCAGCCTATGTGGAGCGCGTCCTGCGCGACTACTACGCCGGCCGGCTCGGTGGCGAGGATCTGGAAGAGCGGCTGTTGCGGGACGTCGACGAGGGCCGCTTCCGCAACATCTGCCAGAACGCCCTGGAGGGACTGGCGACGAAGAACCTGAACCTGGAGATGCTGGTCGAGCGGCGCGCCCGCGCCCGCGAGCGCCGGGTCGTGCCGGAGACCATCGCACGCTTTCTGCGGGACGCCGCGCCGCTGGCGCCGCTGAAGCTCGATTTCATCGGTGGGTTGGCGCACACGTTCGTGCCGGGGCGCACGCCGGCATCGCTGCGCCGCTACGAGCGCGAACCCGACTGGAGGCTGCCGGAGCTGGCGATGCGTTATCCGCGTTGCAGCACGGATCGCGACACCGCCCAGAAGAACGCGCTCGAATGGGTCACGCCGGGCCACCCACTTTTCGAGGCCGTGCGCCGCCATGCGCGCGAGCAGGCGCTCGAGCCGCTGGCGTGCGGCGCCACCTTCTATTCGCTCGCACACAACGCGCCGACGCGGATCGACTTCTACCGGGCACGGGTGGTCGACGGACTCGGCCACGTCGTGCATGAACGGGTCTTCGCGGTGGAACTGGCCGGTGACAACGAGCCGTGCCGGTGCGAGCCGGGTGTGCTCGGCGACCTGAGCCCGGCTCCCGTCCCGGACACGTTGCCGGCGATCGCGCACCGGCCGGAGCCGGTGTCCTGGCTCCAGGAGCACGTCCTCGTACCGTTCCTCGATGCCACGCGCGCCGAGCGTCTGGCCGAGGTCGAGCGCGTTGCGGATCACGTCGAGCTCTCGCTCACGGAGCTTCTGCAGCGGACCGACGAGGAGATCGGGCGGGCTGCCGACGACGTGGACGAGGGTCGCCAGGGCGCAGAAGGGCGACTCGCCATGGCCGAGGTGCGGCACGCGGAGCTGCTGGCGCGCCGCGAACGGCGGCGTCAGGAACTCCAACAGCAGCAAGCGCTCTCGCTGCAGGGAGTCGAGCGGATGACCAGCTTGCTGGTTCTGCCGCATCCGGACCGCGGCGCCGCCGAGGTGACGCGTCACCAGCCCGGACCGGAGACCGAGGCGACGGCGATGCGGGTTGTCATGGACCACGAGCGGGGCCGGGGGCGGCACGTCGAGGACGTGAGCGCGAAGAACCTCGGCTACGACGTCACGAGCCTCGACCCGGCGTCCGGCGACCTCCGGCTGATCGAGGTCAAAGGTCTCGCGGCCGCGACCGGCACGATACTGCTGACTCCCAACGAACGCCGCGTCGCCGAGGACCGGCCGGACTGCTACTGGCTGTACGTCGTCACCAACTGCAGCGAGACACCGGTGCTCCAGGAACCGATCGAGAACCCGGCCCGGTTCCCGTGGCACGAGGTGACGAAGGTGCAGCATTACTATCTGAAGGTCGACGCCATGACGCGGCCGATGCGGGTGCGCGACGACCGGCCGGAGTACGGAGCGGAGACATAG
- a CDS encoding AAA family ATPase, with protein sequence MEQIRLKNFRCFREAQAARLAPLTLLVGENSTGKTSFMALIRALWDVAHRRAVPGFKEPPYDLGSFDEMAHYRKGKTGRAVSFEAGFDVTPLASSGQDREKDAAGRLHHFDVTFSRRGTIPIPSKWRLACEDVWIEERLNKDSSRWIHFGTANGEWRRKVPADVEAGIPADFQIVTSLSWYLTTAPHGNTDIQPLADSPSISEQDRGRINRLVLGSGLHGFFLTEQRPFASAPVRSKPRRTYDPSRPSREPEGENVPMYLSTAFFEDKKSWAALKNALEEFGHDAGLFDEISVRPLGKRGSEPFQMHVRKFGRRAKGPMRNLIDVGYGVSQVLPVVTELFRDNETPIFLLQQPEVHLHPSAQAALGSLFCRIAEEHRQVVVETHSDHLLDRVRMDVRDGRPRLKPEDVSILFFERSDLDVRIHSLRLDRQGNILDAPPSYRRFFMNETRRSLGL encoded by the coding sequence ATGGAACAGATTCGGTTGAAGAACTTCCGTTGCTTTCGGGAGGCCCAGGCCGCACGGCTCGCCCCACTTACCCTACTCGTAGGTGAGAACAGCACGGGCAAGACGTCGTTCATGGCTCTTATCCGGGCGCTATGGGACGTTGCGCATCGGCGTGCCGTTCCTGGCTTCAAGGAACCTCCTTACGACCTTGGCAGCTTCGACGAGATGGCCCATTATCGCAAGGGGAAAACCGGCCGGGCCGTGAGTTTCGAGGCGGGGTTTGATGTGACTCCCCTTGCGAGTTCCGGACAGGATCGAGAAAAAGACGCCGCCGGCCGGCTACATCACTTCGATGTGACGTTTTCGAGAAGAGGGACCATTCCGATTCCGTCCAAGTGGCGGCTTGCTTGCGAGGATGTATGGATCGAGGAGCGTCTCAACAAGGACTCGTCCCGGTGGATTCACTTCGGAACAGCGAACGGCGAATGGCGCCGGAAGGTGCCGGCTGACGTCGAGGCGGGCATTCCTGCCGATTTTCAGATCGTGACATCGTTGTCATGGTACCTGACAACAGCGCCTCATGGAAATACCGACATCCAGCCGTTGGCTGACTCTCCATCGATCTCCGAACAGGACCGAGGACGAATCAATCGGCTCGTTCTTGGCTCTGGCCTCCACGGTTTTTTTCTTACGGAGCAACGGCCCTTCGCTAGCGCGCCTGTTCGCTCCAAGCCGCGCCGGACGTATGATCCCTCGCGGCCTTCGAGGGAGCCTGAAGGAGAAAACGTTCCAATGTATCTTTCCACGGCGTTCTTCGAGGACAAGAAGTCGTGGGCGGCACTAAAGAACGCGCTTGAGGAGTTTGGACACGATGCGGGGCTGTTCGACGAGATCTCGGTCAGGCCCTTGGGAAAGAGAGGGAGCGAACCATTTCAGATGCACGTACGGAAATTCGGAAGACGAGCCAAGGGGCCGATGCGCAACCTGATCGACGTCGGCTACGGCGTCAGTCAGGTACTGCCAGTTGTTACCGAGCTGTTCCGGGACAACGAAACACCCATATTCCTCCTGCAGCAGCCAGAGGTGCATCTTCATCCTAGCGCCCAGGCCGCCCTCGGAAGCCTCTTCTGCAGGATCGCCGAAGAGCACCGGCAGGTGGTGGTCGAGACGCATAGCGATCACCTGCTCGACCGGGTGCGCATGGACGTGCGTGATGGTAGGCCAAGGTTGAAGCCCGAGGATGTGTCGATCCTCTTCTTCGAGCGTAGCGATCTGGATGTCAGGATCCACTCGCTCCGTCTAGATCGGCAAGGTAACATTCTGGACGCGCCGCCGAGTTATCGGCGTTTCTTCATGAACGAGACGCGACGGTCACTGGGGCTCTGA
- a CDS encoding DUF1156 domain-containing protein yields the protein MIPRECKRLAEVDFPISVVSKHAAREKSIRHGHPSTLHLWWARRPLASSRAVLLALLLPDPCDSRCPEEFKWKAREILSAVRQPPANDVELRRALLWFIGTFANWDMAAHPTYLQVGRNLVRTAHGEEAPLVVDPFAGGGSIPLEALRLGCEAFASDLNPVACLILKVMLEDIPRHGPKLADELRRVGGEIKAAAEKELADLYPADPDGATPIAYLWARTVRCEAPNCGAEIPLMRSFWLCKKGRRKRALRPHVVRAEDELPRVEFEIFEPRADKDVGAGTVARAKATCVCCGAVKPPERVRAQLAARRGGADVILDEQGRRTGGAFLVAVVTLKQDETGRQYRLPTERDYEAVGKAQSRVAGVLDEWERNRRGLCPVPDEPLPSIGTLGFRVQRYGMLRWGDLFTARQKMALFLHARLCDSIPDDERLKRCIGLSLSGVADRNVSLATWRPQADQEKVEHLFTRHALPMAWDFGEAVPLSDSTGSFGDRLGVLVRTVSAMAENGQAEYAATSTQAADATNHPLPDETAGVWFTDPPYYDAIPYSDLSDFFLVWLRRALPDQPLLRDPFDAGNPLSPKTAEAVQDETKEVHGRPKDRMWFEETMARVFAEGRRLLREDGVGSIVFAHKTTEGWEALLSGMIRGGWTITGSWPIATEMGSRLRARDSAALATSIHLICRPRPEDARTGDWAEVLRELPRRVGEWMERLQDEGVRGADLVFACIGPALEIFSRYSRVETADGSEVTLPEYLEKVWEVVGRTALENVLGAAEAKARNGLAGALEEDARLTALFLWTLQATTDEGTQDSADDDGAPGDAEDESEHGGSADKAKGFSLVFDVVRRFAQPLGIDLPKWEKRTIETKKGVVRLLPVAERAKQLFGERGAQDVAAWLEQEEATGTDALQGVLFPDRQERIGSAVRERRPRYGDADNVSDERTGTTTLDRVHTGMLLQAGGRTNALRALVQAEQERGPDFLRLSNALSALYPRGSEEKRLLDAMLLAVPK from the coding sequence GTGATCCCGCGCGAGTGCAAGCGCCTCGCGGAGGTGGACTTCCCGATCTCCGTGGTGTCGAAGCACGCGGCGCGGGAGAAGTCCATCCGGCACGGGCATCCCTCGACGCTGCACTTGTGGTGGGCGCGCCGACCACTCGCGTCGAGCCGGGCCGTGCTATTGGCCCTGTTGTTGCCGGACCCGTGTGATTCCCGTTGCCCGGAGGAGTTCAAGTGGAAGGCGAGGGAGATTCTGAGCGCTGTGCGGCAGCCGCCCGCGAACGACGTGGAGCTGCGGAGGGCGCTTCTGTGGTTCATCGGAACGTTCGCCAACTGGGACATGGCGGCGCATCCGACCTACCTGCAAGTGGGGCGCAACCTTGTGCGGACGGCGCACGGGGAGGAGGCCCCGTTGGTGGTGGATCCGTTCGCGGGCGGCGGGTCGATTCCGCTGGAGGCGCTCCGGCTCGGCTGCGAGGCGTTCGCGAGCGACCTGAACCCCGTGGCGTGTCTGATCCTCAAGGTCATGCTGGAGGACATCCCGCGCCACGGGCCGAAGCTGGCCGATGAGTTGCGTCGTGTCGGTGGCGAGATCAAGGCCGCGGCGGAAAAGGAACTGGCCGACCTTTATCCGGCGGACCCGGACGGTGCGACACCGATAGCCTATCTTTGGGCGCGGACGGTGCGGTGCGAGGCGCCGAATTGCGGAGCCGAGATCCCCTTGATGCGGTCGTTCTGGTTGTGCAAGAAGGGCCGGCGCAAGCGGGCGTTGCGACCCCACGTCGTGCGCGCTGAGGACGAGTTGCCGCGGGTCGAGTTCGAGATCTTCGAGCCGCGTGCGGACAAGGATGTGGGCGCGGGCACCGTGGCGCGTGCGAAGGCCACCTGTGTGTGTTGCGGCGCGGTGAAGCCGCCGGAGCGCGTTCGGGCGCAACTCGCGGCACGACGGGGCGGAGCGGACGTCATCTTAGACGAGCAGGGTCGCCGCACGGGCGGCGCGTTTCTGGTTGCCGTGGTCACGCTGAAACAGGACGAAACGGGACGCCAGTACCGACTGCCGACCGAGCGGGACTACGAGGCAGTAGGCAAGGCGCAGTCACGAGTGGCCGGGGTCCTCGACGAGTGGGAACGCAACAGGCGCGGTCTTTGCCCGGTTCCTGATGAACCGCTTCCCTCCATAGGCACGCTCGGCTTTCGCGTTCAGCGCTACGGCATGCTCCGATGGGGGGATCTGTTCACGGCGCGACAGAAGATGGCACTGTTCCTTCATGCCCGTTTGTGCGACTCCATTCCCGATGACGAGCGCCTAAAGCGGTGTATCGGACTGTCGCTAAGCGGCGTTGCAGACAGAAACGTTTCGCTGGCCACGTGGCGACCCCAAGCGGATCAAGAGAAAGTCGAACACTTGTTCACAAGACATGCCCTTCCTATGGCATGGGACTTCGGCGAGGCCGTTCCGCTGAGTGATTCCACCGGTAGCTTCGGTGACAGACTGGGCGTCCTCGTCAGGACAGTTTCAGCGATGGCGGAGAACGGTCAAGCAGAGTATGCCGCAACCTCGACTCAGGCCGCCGACGCCACCAACCACCCTCTCCCCGACGAAACCGCCGGGGTCTGGTTTACCGATCCGCCCTACTACGACGCTATTCCTTACTCCGATCTCTCGGACTTCTTCCTCGTCTGGCTCCGGCGCGCCCTGCCCGACCAGCCGTTGCTGCGCGATCCGTTTGATGCCGGCAACCCGCTGTCGCCGAAGACAGCCGAGGCAGTGCAGGACGAAACTAAGGAAGTCCACGGAAGACCGAAGGACCGCATGTGGTTCGAGGAGACGATGGCCCGCGTGTTCGCGGAGGGCCGCCGCTTGCTTCGCGAAGACGGCGTAGGCTCCATCGTCTTCGCGCACAAGACCACCGAGGGCTGGGAGGCGCTTCTCTCCGGCATGATTCGAGGTGGCTGGACCATCACCGGATCGTGGCCCATAGCCACGGAGATGGGCTCAAGGCTGCGCGCGCGCGACTCCGCTGCCCTCGCCACAAGCATCCACTTGATCTGTCGACCGCGTCCAGAAGACGCGAGGACTGGTGACTGGGCGGAAGTTCTGCGCGAGCTGCCCCGGCGAGTCGGGGAATGGATGGAGCGTTTGCAGGACGAGGGTGTTCGAGGTGCGGACCTCGTATTCGCCTGTATCGGACCGGCACTGGAGATTTTCAGCCGCTATTCACGAGTCGAGACCGCGGATGGAAGTGAGGTGACGCTGCCGGAGTACCTGGAAAAGGTCTGGGAGGTCGTCGGCCGCACGGCGCTAGAGAACGTCCTCGGCGCAGCGGAAGCGAAGGCCCGCAACGGCCTTGCCGGCGCGCTTGAAGAGGACGCGAGACTGACGGCCCTCTTCCTCTGGACGCTCCAGGCGACCACCGACGAAGGGACCCAAGACTCCGCTGATGACGACGGTGCGCCGGGCGACGCCGAGGACGAATCAGAACACGGCGGGTCCGCCGACAAGGCGAAGGGTTTCTCTCTGGTCTTCGACGTCGTGCGACGCTTCGCCCAGCCGCTGGGCATCGATCTCCCGAAGTGGGAGAAACGCACCATCGAGACGAAGAAGGGTGTGGTTCGCCTGCTGCCTGTGGCTGAGCGGGCGAAGCAGCTTTTCGGCGAGCGCGGGGCGCAGGACGTCGCGGCGTGGCTGGAACAGGAGGAGGCAACCGGAACCGACGCGCTACAGGGCGTGCTGTTTCCGGACCGACAGGAGAGAATCGGGTCCGCCGTCAGAGAGCGGCGACCGCGGTACGGCGATGCCGACAACGTGTCGGACGAACGTACCGGCACGACGACGCTCGACCGGGTCCACACGGGGATGTTGCTCCAAGCCGGCGGGCGCACCAACGCGTTGCGGGCGCTTGTACAGGCGGAGCAGGAGCGCGGCCCCGACTTCCTGCGCTTGTCGAACGCCCTTTCCGCGCTGTATCCGCGTGGCAGCGAGGAGAAGCGCCTGCTCGACGCGATGCTCCTGGCGGTTCCGAAATAG
- a CDS encoding DUF262 domain-containing protein yields MHEVKSIQDLLNQISRDEILLPEFQRGYVWNRDQVRGLMQSLYRKHPTGHLLIWRTYKPSLVRGGEAARDGHSLLLLDGQQRLTTLYVLFKGEAPRFYEGESLFFDLHFNMQTEEFRFWQKSRMENNPAWIGVHEFLQEGLTALLERLEQIDEERRRVIQQNLARLGRLNSVRDYTYTVDQVSGDHYSVEQVVDIFNRVNSRGTPLTRADLALAYVCSLWPEARAELRTFSGKMAERGFAVDLNFLVRCLAAAATGSVLLEGSFLKTPAPTLQDAWEKMQPAFEHLVSVLRQEAFIGGLDDLPTNFVLIPATIYLARQGGQFPSDAIRRRFLRWIFLAGLWARYSGSTDTKLQQDVALVSGRDLDPTHELEAAILRERGRVTLQEGDLERARIDSSVARLSRIVARHRDARDWFTGLRIYDSVTGKNLGEERHHIFPRRVLEKAGFDDTTRINAVANRAILGQRAPKEYQGMSPAEYLPEVDEHQPSALRAQSVPMDRALWQPERFLDFLAARRRLLAEAMNEFIAGWLPEKEADPEQHVRALIAVGESETLEFKSSLRWDHREERVNKALEGVVVKTLAGFLNAAGGTLLIGVDDGGALVGLAADYATLNKQDRDGFELHLQNVLARDLGEAASSSFLTVNFHEIDGQDICQVTVEPSDHAIYVEYKNEAILYLRVGNLTRPLPVKEAVQYVGRHWGKTA; encoded by the coding sequence ATGCACGAGGTGAAGTCGATCCAGGACCTGCTGAATCAGATCAGCCGCGACGAGATCCTGCTGCCCGAGTTCCAGCGCGGCTACGTCTGGAACCGCGATCAGGTGCGCGGGCTGATGCAGTCGCTCTACCGCAAGCATCCGACTGGCCATCTGCTGATCTGGCGCACGTACAAGCCGTCGCTGGTTCGCGGCGGCGAGGCGGCGCGCGACGGGCATTCGTTGTTGTTGCTCGACGGACAACAGCGCCTGACGACGCTCTACGTGCTGTTCAAGGGCGAGGCGCCGCGGTTCTACGAGGGTGAGTCGCTGTTCTTCGATCTGCACTTCAACATGCAGACCGAGGAGTTCCGCTTCTGGCAGAAGTCGCGCATGGAGAACAACCCGGCGTGGATCGGCGTCCACGAGTTCCTGCAGGAGGGACTGACCGCTCTGCTCGAACGGTTGGAACAGATCGACGAGGAGCGGCGCAGAGTCATCCAGCAGAACTTAGCTCGGCTGGGTCGCTTGAATAGCGTCCGCGACTATACCTACACCGTCGATCAGGTGTCGGGCGACCACTACAGCGTCGAGCAGGTTGTCGACATCTTCAACCGGGTCAACAGCAGAGGGACGCCTCTCACGAGGGCCGACCTCGCCCTGGCGTACGTTTGCAGCCTTTGGCCGGAGGCCCGGGCAGAGTTGCGCACTTTCAGCGGCAAGATGGCGGAGCGCGGCTTCGCTGTCGACCTGAATTTCCTCGTGCGCTGTCTGGCGGCCGCCGCGACCGGCTCGGTGCTGTTGGAAGGGTCCTTTCTGAAGACTCCTGCGCCGACGTTGCAGGACGCCTGGGAGAAGATGCAACCGGCGTTCGAGCATTTGGTGAGTGTCCTGCGCCAGGAGGCGTTCATCGGTGGTCTCGACGACCTGCCGACCAATTTCGTGCTGATTCCAGCCACCATCTACCTGGCGCGCCAGGGCGGCCAGTTTCCGAGCGACGCGATCCGGCGGCGCTTCCTCCGCTGGATCTTCCTCGCCGGGCTATGGGCCCGTTATTCGGGTTCGACCGATACCAAGCTCCAGCAGGACGTGGCGCTGGTGTCTGGGCGCGACCTGGACCCGACGCACGAGTTGGAAGCGGCGATTCTCCGTGAGCGCGGGCGAGTCACCCTGCAGGAAGGGGACCTGGAGCGCGCCCGCATCGACTCATCGGTCGCGCGCCTGAGCCGGATCGTGGCGCGGCATCGAGACGCTCGGGACTGGTTCACGGGCTTGCGCATCTACGACTCGGTGACCGGCAAGAACCTGGGCGAAGAGCGACACCACATCTTCCCCAGACGGGTGCTCGAAAAGGCCGGATTCGACGATACGACACGGATCAACGCCGTGGCCAACCGGGCCATTCTCGGGCAGCGGGCCCCGAAGGAGTACCAGGGGATGTCGCCCGCAGAGTATCTCCCGGAGGTCGACGAGCATCAGCCAAGCGCCTTGCGAGCGCAGTCGGTGCCGATGGACCGCGCACTCTGGCAGCCCGAGCGCTTCCTCGATTTCCTGGCGGCCCGCCGGCGTCTGCTGGCCGAGGCGATGAACGAGTTCATCGCCGGGTGGCTCCCGGAGAAGGAGGCGGACCCCGAGCAACACGTGCGCGCGCTGATCGCCGTCGGCGAAAGTGAGACGCTGGAGTTCAAGTCGAGCCTGCGCTGGGACCATCGTGAGGAGCGGGTCAACAAGGCGCTCGAAGGGGTGGTGGTCAAGACGCTCGCCGGATTCCTGAACGCGGCGGGCGGCACGCTCCTCATCGGCGTCGACGACGGCGGTGCACTCGTCGGACTCGCGGCGGACTATGCAACGCTCAATAAGCAGGATCGCGACGGGTTCGAACTCCACCTGCAGAACGTCCTCGCCCGCGATCTCGGCGAGGCTGCATCATCGTCGTTCTTGACCGTGAACTTCCACGAGATCGACGGGCAGGATATCTGCCAGGTTACGGTGGAGCCGAGCGACCATGCGATCTACGTGGAGTACAAGAACGAAGCAATCCTCTATCTGCGCGTCGGCAATCTGACCCGGCCGCTTCCCGTCAAAGAGGCCGTCCAGTACGTCGGGCGCCACTGGGGGAAGACGGCGTGA
- a CDS encoding ATP-binding protein, translating to MSRDLRFRRLRLRNWKNFLRVDVALQDRLFLVGANASGKSNFLDAFRFLRDIALSGSGFREAVLHPRRGGVSGIRCLAARQYPDVEMTVHLEEEGGGVAWEYEIAFHQDKQRRPRIRTERVSRDGKALVKRPNKQDSADPERLTQTYLEQVNVNQRFRELVAFFSSIRYLHLVPQLVREPDRSVGRPNDPFGGDFLEQVAKTQERTRTARLGRIQRALRVAVPQLEQIDLWRDARGTPHLRGKYQHWRARGAWQSEEQFSDGTLRLMGLLWAAMDKGGPLLLEEPELSLHPEIVRVLPQMLARVQRRSGRQVFVSTHSPDLLRDEGIGLDEAMLLVTSAEGTEVVPASSNQEVRKLLEGGLSLAEIAIPKTRPKNAAQLALFGDA from the coding sequence ATGAGCAGGGATCTGCGGTTCCGGCGTCTGCGGCTGCGCAACTGGAAGAACTTCCTGCGCGTGGACGTTGCCCTTCAGGACCGCCTGTTTCTCGTGGGAGCGAACGCGTCGGGGAAGTCCAACTTCCTGGATGCCTTCCGGTTTCTCCGGGATATCGCCCTCTCCGGCAGCGGGTTCCGTGAAGCTGTTCTCCACCCTCGGCGCGGCGGAGTCAGCGGCATTCGTTGCCTGGCGGCTCGTCAGTACCCAGACGTGGAGATGACGGTTCACCTCGAAGAAGAGGGCGGCGGTGTCGCCTGGGAGTACGAGATTGCGTTTCACCAGGACAAGCAGCGGCGCCCGCGCATCCGAACGGAGCGCGTGAGTCGTGACGGAAAGGCGCTGGTCAAGAGACCGAACAAGCAGGATTCCGCAGATCCGGAGCGGCTCACCCAGACCTACCTGGAGCAGGTCAACGTCAATCAACGGTTTCGGGAACTGGTTGCGTTCTTCAGCTCCATCCGCTACCTGCACCTGGTGCCGCAGTTGGTCCGCGAGCCCGATCGGTCAGTCGGTCGCCCCAACGATCCTTTCGGCGGTGATTTTCTGGAGCAGGTCGCCAAGACGCAGGAACGCACGCGGACTGCCCGGCTCGGTCGCATACAGCGTGCCCTGCGGGTGGCGGTGCCGCAACTCGAGCAGATCGATCTGTGGCGCGACGCGCGCGGCACGCCGCATCTGCGGGGCAAGTACCAGCACTGGCGAGCGCGGGGGGCGTGGCAGAGCGAGGAGCAGTTCTCCGACGGGACCCTCCGTCTGATGGGTTTGCTCTGGGCGGCGATGGACAAGGGAGGTCCGTTGCTGCTCGAAGAGCCGGAGCTGTCGCTCCATCCCGAAATCGTACGCGTGCTGCCGCAGATGCTGGCCCGCGTGCAGCGCCGAAGCGGCCGGCAGGTGTTCGTGAGCACGCACTCTCCAGACCTGCTGCGTGATGAGGGCATCGGCCTCGACGAGGCGATGCTGCTGGTGACGAGTGCCGAAGGTACCGAAGTGGTACCGGCCAGCTCGAACCAGGAAGTGCGCAAGCTGCTGGAAGGGGGCCTGTCTCTTGCCGAAATCGCCATACCGAAGACGCGACCGAAGAACGCCGCCCAGCTCGCGCTGTTCGGAGACGCGTGA